One window of Bacillus sp. THAF10 genomic DNA carries:
- a CDS encoding nuclease-related domain-containing protein → MIKKEREKPFKLLAHEAAMRRVPKNHPKYPQMEKEFSRLHYGYKGEKAMDYFSSFLPHENYQVLHGLRIPDTKGRHFQMDSLLITPTHCLILDSKYTSGKLEFDEDTGSLIRHNDDGYERLGDPLAQLARQKIQLASLIKELKLPPIKIQTQVVISHKNATLFRKSPTLLNKIVFHTSLPTRIQAIDNTQKNSFFSSKETNKLVKTLLKRHKDDTSFNLMESYGLTPSDFIKGIICDKCSYAPMKKHFQKWECPACGHRDEEPVSKAIRDYPLLGLGNTITNKQFREFVCILSTSISSKVLLTLNLPHKGTTKGRTYFLK, encoded by the coding sequence ATGATCAAAAAAGAACGAGAAAAGCCCTTCAAGTTACTCGCACATGAAGCCGCCATGAGAAGAGTCCCCAAAAACCATCCAAAATACCCTCAAATGGAAAAAGAATTCTCCCGATTGCACTATGGTTACAAAGGTGAAAAGGCTATGGACTACTTTTCCTCCTTCCTTCCCCATGAAAACTATCAAGTATTGCACGGATTAAGAATCCCGGACACAAAGGGTCGCCACTTTCAAATGGACTCCCTCCTGATTACTCCAACTCACTGCCTCATCCTAGATTCCAAGTACACCTCAGGAAAACTAGAGTTCGATGAGGATACCGGGAGTCTCATTCGGCACAATGATGACGGGTATGAAAGGCTTGGTGACCCGCTGGCGCAGCTTGCAAGACAAAAAATTCAGCTAGCCTCCTTAATAAAGGAACTTAAATTGCCTCCGATTAAAATCCAGACACAAGTGGTCATCTCGCACAAAAACGCCACCTTATTTAGAAAATCCCCTACTCTACTTAACAAAATTGTCTTTCACACTAGCCTTCCCACCAGAATCCAAGCTATCGACAACACACAAAAGAACTCTTTCTTTTCATCTAAAGAAACCAATAAACTGGTAAAAACACTTCTAAAAAGACATAAGGATGACACTTCGTTTAATTTGATGGAGTCTTACGGCCTCACACCATCTGATTTTATTAAAGGGATTATTTGCGATAAGTGCAGTTATGCTCCTATGAAAAAGCATTTTCAAAAATGGGAATGTCCAGCTTGTGGCCATAGAGATGAAGAGCCTGTTTCGAAAGCCATCAGGGACTATCCTTTGCTTGGACTCGGTAACACGATAACCAACAAGCAGTTTAGAGAATTTGTCTGCATCCTCTCTACAAGCATCTCCTCTAAAGTGCTTCTAACTTTAAATCTTCCACACAAAGGAACTACAAAAGGCCGAACCTACTTTTTAAAATAA
- a CDS encoding HNH endonuclease, with protein sequence MEEETWHHHADREGVLQLVPRNQHQAKGPIQQILHPGGRGRMENWGGGR encoded by the coding sequence ATAGAAGAGGAAACTTGGCATCATCATGCAGACCGTGAAGGAGTGTTACAATTAGTACCTAGGAACCAACATCAAGCAAAAGGTCCAATACAGCAAATTCTCCATCCAGGCGGACGTGGTCGAATGGAAAACTGGGGTGGTGGACGATAA
- a CDS encoding SMI1/KNR4 family protein, producing the protein MNYNEFLKIINETRNKRPIWFGIESEPKGSDFQIQNVEKTLLLSLPDEYKRFVKEFGGGYFAFTNIFSVSEIGDWNIVKLNNQIGLRNSHSFLAFSDMETGDYYGFTFEKGVCDSKVSFFDHEINKVVETKYENLYRYILDVGMSPR; encoded by the coding sequence ATGAACTATAATGAATTTCTTAAAATTATCAATGAAACCCGAAATAAAAGGCCTATCTGGTTTGGAATTGAATCTGAACCTAAAGGTAGTGATTTTCAAATACAGAATGTCGAAAAAACTTTATTACTTTCCCTGCCAGATGAATATAAACGCTTTGTAAAAGAATTTGGTGGTGGTTATTTCGCTTTCACAAATATTTTCTCAGTAAGTGAAATTGGAGATTGGAATATTGTCAAATTAAATAATCAAATTGGACTTAGAAACTCACATTCATTTTTAGCTTTTTCTGATATGGAAACGGGTGATTATTATGGTTTTACGTTTGAAAAAGGGGTTTGTGATTCAAAAGTTAGTTTCTTTGACCATGAAATTAATAAAGTTGTAGAAACAAAGTATGAAAATTTATATAGATATATTTTAGACGTTGGAATGAGTCCTAGATAA
- the katG gene encoding catalase/peroxidase HPI: MDNENVGKCPFTGESSSEKPIRGTKNKDWWPNQLDINVLHQHDTKTNPLGEDFNYAEEFQKIDYAALKEDLHNLMTDSQDWWPADYGHYGPFFIRMSWHAAGTYRQADGRGGGGSGSQRFAPLNSWPDNGNLDKARRLLWPIKKKYGNKLSWADLLVFAGNVAIESMGGKTIGFGGGREDIWQPEEDVNWGPEKEWLGDNRYSGERDLENPLAAVQMGLIYVNPEGPNGEPDPKKSAFDIRDTFKRMGMNDEETVALTAGGHTFGKAHGAGDPSHVTEEPEGAGLEHQGFGWKSSHETGHGAFTITSGIEGAWTPTPTKWDMSYFDMLFGYEWELTKSPAGAYQWAPINPDDEHLAPDAADSSKKVKTMMTTADMAMRMDPEYEKISRRFHQNPDEFADAFARAWFKLLHRDMGPRDRYLGPEVPEEEFIWQDPIPKVDYTLTDADIEDLKGKLLNCGLSVSELVKTAWASASTYRHSDKRGGANGARVRLSPQKDWEANEPEQLAKALNVLEDLQHSLDKQVSLADLIVLGGSAAVEKAAKDAGFDVKVPFTPGRGDATQDQTDEENFEVLEPVSDAFRNYHKKDYSLKPEEFMVDKAQLMDLSAKELTVLIGGLRVLGANYGDTKHGVFTERVGTLTNDFFLTLLDMGVEWKPVEGEGYYEARDRQSGELVRTGTRVDLVFGSHSVLRALVEVYAQDDSQEKFVNDFVAAWVKVMNADRYDVKMKK; this comes from the coding sequence ATGGACAATGAGAACGTTGGAAAGTGCCCGTTTACGGGGGAAAGTAGTTCTGAGAAACCGATTAGAGGAACGAAGAACAAGGACTGGTGGCCGAATCAGCTAGATATAAATGTGCTTCACCAGCATGACACGAAGACAAACCCACTTGGGGAAGATTTTAATTATGCAGAGGAATTTCAAAAGATTGATTATGCAGCCCTGAAAGAGGACCTACATAATCTAATGACAGATAGCCAGGATTGGTGGCCGGCGGACTATGGTCATTATGGACCGTTCTTCATCCGCATGAGCTGGCACGCGGCTGGTACATACCGACAAGCAGACGGACGCGGGGGCGGCGGAAGTGGCTCGCAGCGCTTTGCTCCGTTAAACAGCTGGCCGGATAACGGAAACTTGGACAAGGCGCGCCGCTTGCTTTGGCCGATTAAAAAGAAATATGGCAACAAGCTGTCTTGGGCTGACCTGCTCGTTTTTGCAGGGAATGTTGCGATTGAATCGATGGGTGGCAAGACGATTGGATTTGGTGGAGGCCGTGAAGATATTTGGCAGCCTGAGGAAGACGTGAACTGGGGTCCAGAGAAAGAGTGGCTTGGTGACAACCGCTATTCTGGTGAGCGTGACCTTGAAAATCCGCTTGCTGCTGTGCAAATGGGATTAATCTATGTGAATCCGGAAGGACCGAATGGTGAGCCAGATCCGAAGAAGAGTGCCTTTGATATTCGTGATACCTTCAAACGAATGGGAATGAACGATGAGGAAACCGTGGCACTAACTGCTGGTGGACATACCTTCGGGAAAGCCCATGGTGCAGGTGACCCATCTCATGTGACAGAAGAGCCAGAAGGTGCAGGCCTTGAGCACCAAGGTTTCGGCTGGAAGAGCAGCCATGAAACTGGTCATGGTGCATTTACGATTACTAGTGGAATTGAAGGTGCATGGACACCAACACCAACAAAATGGGATATGAGCTATTTTGACATGCTGTTTGGGTATGAGTGGGAGCTTACCAAGAGTCCGGCTGGCGCTTACCAGTGGGCACCAATCAATCCAGATGACGAGCATTTAGCTCCGGATGCCGCTGATTCCTCTAAAAAAGTGAAAACAATGATGACGACTGCGGACATGGCGATGCGCATGGACCCAGAATACGAAAAGATTTCTCGCCGCTTCCATCAGAATCCGGACGAGTTTGCTGATGCCTTTGCACGCGCCTGGTTTAAGCTACTTCACCGTGACATGGGGCCGCGCGACCGCTATTTAGGACCTGAAGTGCCAGAGGAGGAATTCATTTGGCAGGATCCAATTCCAAAGGTTGACTACACCTTAACCGATGCGGATATTGAGGACCTAAAAGGGAAACTTCTGAACTGCGGACTCTCTGTTAGCGAGCTTGTAAAAACAGCTTGGGCTTCTGCCAGCACCTACCGTCATTCGGACAAGCGTGGTGGCGCAAATGGTGCCCGCGTTCGCCTCTCCCCGCAAAAGGACTGGGAAGCAAACGAACCAGAGCAGCTTGCAAAAGCACTAAATGTTTTAGAAGACTTGCAGCATAGCCTGGATAAACAAGTCAGCCTCGCTGATTTGATTGTGCTTGGCGGAAGTGCAGCGGTTGAAAAAGCAGCTAAGGATGCGGGCTTTGACGTGAAAGTTCCATTTACGCCAGGTCGCGGGGATGCCACTCAGGACCAAACCGACGAAGAAAACTTCGAAGTGCTAGAGCCAGTGTCGGACGCATTCCGCAACTACCATAAGAAGGATTACTCCTTGAAACCAGAAGAGTTCATGGTCGACAAAGCGCAGCTCATGGATCTTTCTGCAAAGGAATTGACTGTTCTTATTGGAGGCTTACGTGTTCTTGGCGCCAACTACGGCGACACTAAGCACGGTGTCTTCACAGAACGAGTAGGTACACTCACAAATGACTTCTTCTTAACCCTGCTTGATATGGGTGTAGAATGGAAGCCGGTTGAAGGAGAAGGCTACTACGAAGCACGTGATCGCCAATCAGGTGAACTCGTTCGCACAGGTACAAGAGTAGACCTTGTCTTCGGTTCTCACTCCGTCCTTCGTGCCCTTGTTGAAGTGTACGCACAAGATGACAGCCAGGAGAAGTTTGTGAACGACTTTGTGGCTGCTTGGGTGAAGGTGATGAACGCAGATCGCTATGATGTGAAAATGAAAAAGTAA
- a CDS encoding GNAT family N-acetyltransferase — MEIIELRGQDQLLDQAIQVFWQQWGSEENVTFYEDAIRHSTTTSSDIPRFYVAVKEGNIIGTYAILRNDLNSRQDLCPWLACLYVAEEYRGKGIGAKLLEHGLSVAAENGYENLYLTTDLENYYEQYGWKHSGIVYGVGGDSIKLYEKKTAK; from the coding sequence ATGGAAATCATCGAACTAAGAGGGCAAGATCAACTTCTTGATCAGGCAATACAAGTATTTTGGCAGCAGTGGGGGAGTGAGGAGAATGTTACGTTTTATGAAGATGCGATACGTCATTCTACAACAACGTCTTCAGATATCCCGAGGTTTTATGTGGCTGTCAAAGAAGGAAATATCATTGGTACCTATGCGATTTTGAGAAATGACTTGAATAGTCGGCAGGATTTATGTCCATGGTTAGCTTGCCTTTATGTGGCTGAAGAGTATAGAGGGAAGGGCATAGGCGCTAAGCTATTGGAACACGGATTAAGCGTGGCGGCCGAAAATGGCTATGAAAATCTGTATCTAACGACAGATCTAGAAAACTATTATGAGCAATACGGCTGGAAACATAGTGGAATCGTATATGGTGTTGGTGGTGATTCCATCAAGCTGTATGAAAAAAAGACCGCTAAATAA
- a CDS encoding HNH endonuclease, which translates to MGDHYYDFKKANEALGLKNNPAGFTWHHVEDGKTMMLVPSDIHGAVRHTGGVLLLT; encoded by the coding sequence ATTGGTGACCATTATTATGATTTCAAAAAAGCTAATGAGGCATTAGGACTCAAAAATAATCCAGCAGGATTTACATGGCATCATGTAGAAGATGGAAAGACAATGATGTTGGTTCCAAGTGATATTCATGGAGCAGTAAGGCACACTGGAGGTGTTTTATTATTAACATAA
- a CDS encoding SMI1/KNR4 family protein: MSSGGFNENDLITLSDKIGFCLPKDYIEFLRNHNGGYVKNSISSYFKNGMQKFILTSMFGLGADDDLLSQFETYKMRTPNTCIPIGRDAGGNLVCLNLSEDRYGYVYFWDHEEELNYEEGKITINDLYLIAKTFNEFLNSIQRDDLKESEEGFKVKKVWVDPDFLKELEKKTDK, translated from the coding sequence ATTTCAAGTGGAGGATTTAATGAAAATGACTTAATTACATTGTCTGATAAAATTGGTTTTTGTTTACCGAAGGATTACATTGAATTTTTGCGAAACCATAATGGTGGCTATGTAAAAAATAGCATTAGTAGTTATTTTAAAAATGGAATGCAAAAGTTTATTTTGACATCTATGTTTGGATTAGGGGCAGACGATGATTTACTAAGCCAGTTTGAAACATATAAAATGAGAACACCAAATACTTGTATTCCAATTGGAAGAGATGCAGGGGGGAATTTGGTATGTTTAAATTTATCAGAAGATAGATATGGATATGTTTACTTTTGGGATCATGAAGAGGAACTTAACTACGAAGAAGGAAAAATAACTATTAATGATTTGTATTTGATTGCAAAAACATTTAATGAATTTTTAAATTCTATTCAGAGAGATGACTTAAAGGAATCAGAAGAAGGTTTCAAAGTGAAAAAAGTATGGGTTGACCCAGATTTTTTAAAAGAGTTAGAAAAGAAAACAGATAAATAG
- a CDS encoding glutamine--tRNA ligase/YqeY domain fusion protein, giving the protein MEHNPANSNFIRNIIKEDLESGKRNHVITRFPPEPNGYLHIGHAKSIVINFDLADEFNGKTNLRFDDTNPLKEDVEYVNSIKEDVKWLGYDWDGLFFASDYFEEMYNRAVLLIKKGKAYVDDLSADEIRAYRGTLKEPGKDSPYRERSVEENLDLFERMRKGEFGNGEKVLRAKIDMKSPNINLRDPVIYRISHATHHNTGDKWCIYPMYAFAHPLEDAIEDVTHSICTVEFEDQRPLYNWVVAETEMAGTPQQIEFGRLNITNAVMSKRKLRKLVEEGIVDGWDDPRMPTISGLRRKGYTPEAIRAFVRETGVSKGSGFVDSQMLDHFVREDLKLKSPRTMGVVRPLKVVITNYPEGQVEMLDAEINPENPEMGTRQIPFSREIYIEQEDFMEDPPKKYFRLFPGNEVRLKHAYFIKCEDFVKDENGNVVEIHCTYDPETKSGTGFTGRKVKGTLHWVEASQAVPAEFRLFEPLLLDEEPESEVAPEVANVAGTEEESVEAVEKSFLDQVNPNSMQVLNGFVEENMKGVAPQEKFQFFRHGYFNVDPKYTTADKLVFNEIVSLKSSFKL; this is encoded by the coding sequence TTGGAACATAACCCCGCTAACTCTAATTTTATCCGCAACATTATTAAGGAAGATTTGGAGTCAGGCAAGCGAAATCACGTGATTACCCGCTTCCCTCCAGAGCCGAATGGATACTTACATATTGGACATGCAAAATCAATCGTCATCAACTTTGACCTCGCCGATGAGTTCAACGGCAAAACAAACTTGCGCTTTGATGACACGAACCCACTAAAAGAAGACGTCGAGTACGTAAATTCAATTAAAGAGGACGTCAAATGGCTTGGCTATGACTGGGATGGCCTTTTCTTTGCCTCTGATTATTTTGAAGAGATGTACAACCGTGCCGTTCTTTTGATTAAAAAAGGCAAGGCGTATGTGGATGACCTGTCTGCTGATGAGATTCGTGCTTACCGCGGAACCTTGAAGGAGCCTGGAAAAGACAGCCCATACCGTGAGCGTTCCGTGGAAGAAAACCTCGACCTGTTTGAGCGCATGCGTAAAGGCGAGTTTGGAAACGGTGAAAAGGTGCTTCGTGCAAAAATTGATATGAAGTCACCAAACATCAACCTGCGTGACCCGGTTATTTACCGTATTTCGCACGCCACTCACCATAACACAGGCGACAAATGGTGCATCTACCCGATGTATGCATTCGCTCATCCGCTTGAAGATGCGATTGAGGATGTCACCCACTCCATTTGTACGGTCGAATTTGAAGACCAACGCCCGCTTTATAACTGGGTAGTCGCGGAAACGGAAATGGCTGGAACGCCTCAGCAAATTGAGTTTGGCCGCTTGAATATCACGAATGCAGTGATGAGTAAGCGTAAGCTCCGTAAGCTTGTGGAAGAAGGCATTGTCGACGGCTGGGATGACCCACGCATGCCGACAATTTCTGGGCTGCGCCGTAAAGGCTACACGCCAGAAGCCATCCGCGCGTTCGTTCGCGAAACTGGTGTTTCCAAGGGCTCTGGCTTTGTGGACTCACAAATGCTCGACCACTTTGTGCGCGAGGATCTTAAATTGAAATCCCCTCGTACGATGGGTGTGGTTCGTCCGCTGAAGGTGGTTATCACTAACTACCCAGAAGGACAAGTGGAAATGCTGGATGCCGAGATCAATCCGGAAAATCCGGAAATGGGTACAAGACAAATTCCTTTCTCCCGCGAGATTTACATCGAGCAAGAGGATTTCATGGAGGACCCACCGAAGAAATATTTCCGCCTCTTCCCTGGTAACGAGGTTCGCTTGAAGCACGCGTACTTCATTAAGTGTGAAGACTTTGTAAAGGACGAGAACGGCAATGTCGTGGAAATTCACTGTACGTATGATCCTGAGACGAAGAGTGGCACAGGGTTTACCGGACGTAAGGTGAAGGGTACGTTGCACTGGGTGGAAGCATCGCAGGCGGTTCCTGCTGAGTTCCGTTTGTTTGAACCGTTGCTTTTGGATGAGGAGCCTGAGTCTGAGGTAGCGCCTGAGGTGGCAAATGTTGCCGGCACGGAAGAAGAGTCTGTGGAAGCTGTCGAAAAGTCCTTCCTTGACCAGGTGAATCCGAATTCAATGCAGGTGCTGAACGGCTTTGTCGAGGAAAACATGAAGGGTGTGGCGCCGCAGGAGAAGTTCCAGTTCTTCCGCCACGGGTACTTTAATGTCGATCCGAAGTATACGACAGCTGATAAGCTTGTGTTTAATGAGATTGTGTCGTTGAAGAGTTCGTTTAAGTTATAG
- a CDS encoding NAD(P)/FAD-dependent oxidoreductase, whose protein sequence is MDVFDVTIIGGGPAGLYSAFYSGLREMKTKLIEYQPQLGGKIHVYPEKMIWDVGGLTPVPGAKLMEQLVEQGLTFDPQVVLNRKVVSIKRKEEGLFILEDSLGEQHFSKTVIVAVGGGILHPQKLDIEGANRFEVTNLNYTVKSLKHFKDKTIIISGGGNSAIDWANELEPIAKQVYVTYRKEALSAHEAQVSQLLNSSAVCFFQSSITKLIASSNHEVIERVELTNHQTGEVSYLAVDEIIISHGYERDGTLIENSELPIEMMDTYYISGNANSETTVPGLYAAGDILKHDGKLHLIAGAFQDAANAVNKAKQYIQPQATSYAMVSSHNEIFKSRNKKLIKQLVK, encoded by the coding sequence ATGGATGTGTTTGATGTAACGATTATTGGCGGAGGTCCGGCGGGGCTTTATTCTGCTTTTTATAGTGGGCTTAGAGAAATGAAAACGAAGCTGATTGAGTACCAGCCTCAATTGGGCGGTAAAATTCATGTGTATCCAGAAAAGATGATTTGGGATGTTGGGGGATTGACGCCTGTTCCGGGTGCTAAGTTAATGGAGCAGCTGGTGGAGCAGGGTTTAACCTTTGATCCTCAGGTTGTTTTAAATAGAAAAGTAGTTTCCATTAAACGAAAGGAAGAGGGCCTCTTTATTCTTGAGGATTCCCTTGGTGAGCAGCATTTTTCTAAAACGGTGATTGTCGCTGTAGGAGGAGGCATTCTCCATCCACAAAAGCTGGATATCGAGGGCGCGAATAGGTTTGAAGTGACAAACTTAAACTATACGGTGAAATCCTTGAAGCATTTTAAAGATAAAACGATCATCATTTCTGGTGGTGGGAATTCGGCCATTGATTGGGCAAACGAGCTCGAGCCAATCGCCAAGCAGGTGTATGTTACATATCGGAAGGAAGCATTATCCGCACACGAGGCTCAAGTGTCTCAGCTTTTAAACAGTTCGGCGGTTTGTTTTTTCCAAAGCTCCATCACTAAGCTTATTGCAAGCTCCAATCATGAGGTTATTGAACGAGTGGAGCTCACGAATCATCAAACAGGAGAGGTGTCTTATTTAGCTGTTGATGAAATTATTATCAGTCATGGGTATGAAAGAGACGGAACATTGATCGAGAACAGTGAGCTGCCAATTGAAATGATGGATACTTATTATATTAGTGGCAATGCCAACAGCGAGACGACGGTACCTGGCCTTTATGCTGCAGGCGATATTTTGAAGCATGATGGCAAGCTACACCTTATTGCAGGTGCATTCCAAGATGCTGCAAATGCCGTTAACAAAGCAAAGCAATACATTCAACCACAGGCTACCAGTTACGCAATGGTATCCTCACATAATGAAATCTTTAAAAGTAGAAACAAAAAACTTATCAAGCAATTGGTAAAATAA
- a CDS encoding RHS repeat-associated core domain-containing protein has product MDSEATRVKGYTYDEFGNTKEVGSSSFLNDVKFTGAVHDSSSGLFYMYARYYQPETGRFISQDSYKGEAHDPWTQHLYTYTMNSPTNFIDPTGHVAHFMAGPGGGPTSYINKDTIDKGSTKQPAAKTDNKKKKSSVKSWIQTGLDYLGFAPAIGTVADGINALIYLSDGDYTNAGINAIAMVPFWGDAAKGAKMLAKGSKWSSDKAVYSVAYEVNLPKDMYPNLSSPRHFQNANEQLYNAFQKDSKFAQPMEGLYPGINKGVQPGSRGKFSRNAPTKEVTWHHYADREGVLQLVPRNQHQAKGPIQQILHPGGRGGMENWGGGR; this is encoded by the coding sequence ATTGATTCCGAAGCAACCCGCGTCAAAGGATACACCTATGACGAGTTCGGAAACACCAAGGAAGTCGGTTCCTCAAGCTTCCTAAATGATGTGAAGTTCACAGGTGCCGTTCACGACAGCTCATCCGGCCTGTTCTACATGTATGCACGTTACTACCAGCCGGAAACAGGCAGATTCATCTCGCAAGACTCGTACAAAGGCGAGGCCCACGACCCATGGACCCAGCACCTGTACACCTACACCATGAACAGCCCTACTAATTTTATTGATCCAACTGGACATGTGGCTCACTTCATGGCAGGTCCTGGTGGAGGCCCTACTAGCTATATTAATAAAGACACCATAGATAAAGGCTCAACAAAACAACCAGCAGCGAAGACGGACAATAAGAAGAAAAAATCTTCTGTCAAATCCTGGATTCAAACTGGCTTGGATTACCTAGGTTTTGCACCTGCCATTGGAACAGTCGCGGACGGAATCAACGCCTTAATTTATCTGTCTGATGGCGACTATACAAATGCAGGAATCAACGCCATTGCGATGGTCCCTTTTTGGGGAGATGCCGCCAAAGGTGCGAAGATGTTGGCGAAGGGTAGTAAGTGGTCTTCTGATAAAGCGGTATACTCTGTTGCGTATGAAGTGAATTTACCAAAAGATATGTACCCTAATTTAAGTTCGCCAAGACACTTTCAAAATGCTAATGAGCAACTTTATAATGCATTTCAGAAGGATTCAAAATTTGCACAACCAATGGAAGGATTATACCCAGGAATTAATAAAGGGGTACAACCAGGTAGCAGAGGGAAATTTTCACGTAATGCACCTACAAAAGAGGTAACTTGGCACCATTATGCAGACCGTGAAGGAGTGTTACAATTAGTACCTAGGAACCAACATCAAGCAAAAGGTCCAATACAGCAAATTCTCCATCCAGGCGGACGTGGTGGAATGGAAAACTGGGGTGGTGGACGATAA
- a CDS encoding T6SS immunity protein Tdi1 domain-containing protein yields MFQSFQEFFRIKDYLRKNYNEPKKFNNLQKNTKGFIELFSKYEGFTFGSGLYRLHKLNNIEHWNKIILQAFPEFENRIECFGYDWLGRQFALDKGRLEAGEAQILMLEPGTSEALEIPCSFIDFHNEEIVEYHNACLASSFYEDWKFKDPKNLLSDECIGYKVLLFLGGSDTISNLEKVDMNVYWNLCAQIITQSKDLPQGTKLKDFHFEN; encoded by the coding sequence ATGTTTCAATCATTTCAAGAATTTTTTAGGATCAAAGATTATTTAAGAAAAAACTACAATGAACCAAAGAAATTCAATAACCTTCAGAAAAACACCAAAGGTTTTATTGAACTATTTAGTAAGTATGAAGGATTTACTTTTGGAAGTGGACTTTATAGGTTGCATAAACTGAATAATATTGAGCATTGGAATAAAATTATACTTCAAGCCTTTCCCGAGTTTGAAAATAGAATCGAATGCTTTGGGTATGATTGGTTAGGGAGGCAGTTTGCTCTTGATAAAGGTAGATTAGAAGCAGGAGAAGCTCAAATTCTAATGCTAGAGCCTGGAACTAGTGAAGCTTTAGAAATTCCTTGTAGTTTTATTGATTTTCATAATGAAGAAATAGTGGAGTATCATAATGCTTGTCTAGCCTCATCATTTTATGAAGATTGGAAATTTAAGGACCCTAAAAACCTTTTATCTGATGAATGTATAGGTTATAAAGTATTATTATTTCTTGGAGGAAGTGACACTATCTCTAATTTAGAGAAAGTGGACATGAATGTCTATTGGAATCTTTGTGCACAAATTATTACACAGTCTAAAGATCTTCCTCAGGGTACTAAACTTAAAGACTTCCATTTTGAAAACTAA
- a CDS encoding TIGR02206 family membrane protein, with amino-acid sequence MFSVTAMQTFRLFSVQHIVAFLVFLSICFVLVYFWRNLKPHQSKIKWTLCIILVACEISHQVWVVTTNQWGVEDLPIQLCSISTFMAIYLFIKPNEKLFHLLYFIGLVPPILSMVTPEMVYQFPHYRFLKYFLHHSAIPWAVLYFIFYEGYRVPKKAIIRSFIAVNIIAAPIFFINMFLGTNFFYLANPTESKTILSFFGSGVWYYINLELAALLVFVLTYIPMARLMRRERPVVPR; translated from the coding sequence ATGTTTTCCGTTACCGCCATGCAAACATTTCGTTTGTTTTCTGTGCAGCATATCGTAGCGTTTCTCGTGTTTCTCAGTATCTGCTTTGTGTTGGTTTATTTCTGGAGGAACCTCAAGCCCCATCAGTCAAAAATCAAGTGGACATTATGTATCATCTTAGTAGCCTGCGAAATCTCCCATCAGGTCTGGGTGGTGACCACCAATCAATGGGGAGTGGAGGACCTGCCCATTCAACTCTGCTCCATTAGCACCTTTATGGCCATTTACCTTTTCATTAAACCCAACGAAAAACTCTTCCACTTACTCTACTTTATTGGACTTGTTCCGCCTATCTTAAGCATGGTCACCCCTGAAATGGTCTACCAATTTCCACACTATCGTTTCCTGAAATACTTTCTGCATCATTCCGCGATCCCTTGGGCGGTGCTCTATTTTATTTTTTATGAAGGGTACCGAGTCCCGAAGAAGGCAATCATCAGAAGCTTTATCGCTGTAAACATTATTGCGGCGCCCATCTTCTTCATCAATATGTTCCTAGGCACAAACTTCTTCTATTTAGCTAACCCAACGGAATCAAAAACCATCTTGTCCTTTTTTGGATCAGGTGTCTGGTATTACATTAACTTGGAGCTGGCAGCTTTGCTGGTTTTCGTGCTCACCTATATTCCGATGGCAAGGTTAATGCGGAGGGAGCGGCCCGTCGTACCTAGGTAA